The Mobula birostris isolate sMobBir1 chromosome 6, sMobBir1.hap1, whole genome shotgun sequence genome has a window encoding:
- the LOC140198819 gene encoding sodium/myo-inositol cotransporter-like gives MFGFMETADLAVVGLYFVVVLCIGFFAMWKSNRSTVSGYFLAGRSMTWVAMGASLFVSNIGSEHFIGLAGSGAASGFAVGAWEFNAVLLLQVLGWVFIPVYFRSGVYTMPQYLSKRYGGSRLKMYFALLFLILYVFTKLSVDLYAGALFIRVSLGWDLYLSIIILIGLTAVLTVTGGLVAVIYTDALQAVLMIGGALTLMVVGMVKVGGLDELRRRYMLASPNVSAIVTTFNLSSTNTCHIHPKEDSLKMLREPTDEDVPWPGFLLGQTPASAWYWCADQVIVQRVLAAKNIAHAKGATLMAGFLKLLPMFIIVIPGMISRILFTDEIVCINPEHCMQVCGSSAGCSNIAYPRLVLGILPAGLRGLMMAVMIAALMSDLDSIFNSASTIFTLDVYKHIRKAASSRELMVVGRLFVIFMVGTSIAWVPIIVEMQGGQMYLYIQEVADYLIPPVAAVFLLGILWKRCNEQGAFYGGLVGSILGIIRLILAFVYQEPDCDQPDTRPNFIRNIHYMYVAMALFWTTTITAVTVSLLTPALPREYTRNTTIWALKDLNNVKRAQPEESAKLASRTVSESNGSTICVDKSDCNRKDTDGIELVLLMSGSDESKSLCSPSSIEGLTPSDGYLNSQTTVAHQTNEEPQLERSKWWKFFDCICGLKNYDVTSPVAKNIIEEEHICLEMLQESPRIKLLLNIGLLVVLSSGISMFIYFSL, from the coding sequence ATGTTTGGCTTTATGGAAACAGCTGACTTGGCTGTTGTAGGACTTTATTTTGTTGTCGTATTGTGCATTGGTTTTTTTGCGATGTGGAAATCCAACAGAAGTACTGTGAGTGGGTACTTTCTTGCAGGACGCTCCATGACCTGGGTGGCAATGGGTGCTTCATTGTTTGTGAGCAATATTGGCAGTGAGCACTTTATTGGTTTAGCAGGATCTGGAGCTGCCAGTGGATTTGCAGTGGGAGCTTGGGAGTTCAACGCAGTGTTACTTTTACAAGTATTAGGTTGGGTCTTCATCCCAGTCTATTTTAGATCTGGTGTGTATACTATGCCACAGTATCTTTCCAAACGTTATGGTGGTAGCAGACTAAAGATGTATTTTGCTTTGTTGTTTTTAATATTGTATGTTTTCACCAAGCTATCCGTGGACTTGTATGCTGGTGCACTCTTCATCCGTGTGTCACTGGGCTGGGACCTGTATCTCTCTATCATCATTTTGATTGGGTTGACAGCAGTGTTAACTGTCACAGGAGGACTTGTGGCTGTCATCTACACAGATGCCCTGCAGGCCGTTCTTATGATTGGTGGAGCTTTAACATTGATGGTTGTCGGTATGGTCAAAGTAGGAGGCCTGGATGAACTGAGACGAAGATACATgcttgcctctccaaatgtttctgCAATTGTTACTACTTTCAATCTAAGTTCGACTAACACTTGCCATATCCACCCTAAAGAGGATTCTCTAAAGATGCTACGTGAACCAACTGATGAGGATGTTCCTTGGCCTGGTTTCCTGTTGGGTCAAACACCTGCCTCTGCTTGGTATTGGTGTGCTGATCAAGTCATTGTGCAGCGTGTCTTGGCAGCAAAGAACATCGCTCATGCCAAAGGAGCCACTCTGATGGCTGGTtttctgaaactcttgcccatgTTTATCATAGTCATTCCAGGGATGATTTCCAGAATTCTCTTTACTGATGAAATCGTTTGCATTAATCCGGAGCACTGCATGCAAgtatgtggcagcagtgcaggttGCTCAAACATTGCATACCCACGCCTAGTGTTGGGAATCTTACCTGCAGGCCTTCGTGGTTTAATGATGGCAGTCATGATAGCAGCTTTAATGAGTGATTTGGATTCCATATTCAATAGTGCCAGCACAATTTTCACCCTTGATGTCTACAAGCACATTCGAAAGGCTGCCAGTTCTCGAGAACTTATGGTGGTGGGTCGTCTATTTGTTATCTTCATGGTCGGCACGAGCATTGCCTGGGTTCCTATAATTGTAGAGATGCAAGGAGGACAAATGTATCTCTATATCCAAGAGGTAGCAGATTATCTGATCCCACCCGTGGCAGCTGTGTTCCTACTTGGTATTTTGTGGAAGCGCTGCAATGAACAAGGGGCTTTCTATGGAGGATTGGTTGGATCAATTCTGGGAATAATTCGCTTGATTCTTGCCTTTGTCTATCAAGAACCAGACTGTGATCAGCCTGACACCAGACCAAATTTTATTAGAAATATTCATTACATGTATGTGGCAATGGCTCTGTTTTGGACCACCACCATTACAGCAGTCACAGTGAGTCTGCTGACACCTGCTCTTCCAAGAGAATATACTCGAAACACCACAATCTGGGCATTAAAAGACTTGAACAACGTAAAAAGGGCCCAGCCAGAAGAATCAGCTAAACTAGCAAGTCGAACTGTGTCTGAAAGCAATGGTAGTACCATATGTGTGGATAAATCTGACTGTAATCGCAAAGATACCGATGGGATTGAATTAGTTCTTTTAATGTCTGGAAGTGATGAATCCAAGTCTTTGTGCTCCCCATCCAGCATTGAAGGACTGACACCAAGTGATGGATATTTAAATAGTCAAACAACTGTGGCCCACCAGACCAATGAAGAACCTCAACTGGAAAGAAGCAAATGGTGGAAATTTTTTGACTGCATTTGTGGATTAAAAAATTATGACGTGACAAGTCCAGTAGCAAAAAATATCATAGAAGAGGAACATATTTGCTTAGAAATGTTACAGGAGAGCCCAAGGATTAAGTTACTGTTAAATATTGGACTTTTAGTTGTATTATCTTCTGGAATAAGTATGTTCATTTATTTCTCTTTGTAA